Proteins encoded together in one Anopheles darlingi chromosome 3, idAnoDarlMG_H_01, whole genome shotgun sequence window:
- the LOC125953455 gene encoding uncharacterized protein LOC125953455 → MVKPAARIVIKFLELLGCVACVITKIITDHESRRVFVRNQKLSREWSLIHNITWSSGGNAFTNIVYGGYTIVIALMLITRCVDAKTRPNLFEKIVLSLGTLLFFAAGGLVFASIDQVHPDLHDNAIILGCLSFLVAILFVIDLADPLARMTAHMTQTDTSSLTRGTDVTDRPTIKKDVATDTEQAPIFVVSKADTSNQRTPPPQANHHPAHHAPHGRPSVVEEYRDERARDLNRSAESIVERKVYPSAQVPVFAHVRAPEESRRIAGKEIQYLPRTTDYRDRRAYRDAGPGHTISSNRRSTAHHHQHQPASQAGPGYHDNDSFVEDILPSRRSTYVPADKYDQEAMQMSAATGHPGMRSRPPPPTKPMSIIRTNLSRSNQNSPTDSNCSAGCRCSQRSTSTRRNEDGPGDEFDSPIRPGFVANAAKKWDDRARSKSQPIIGLNTMV, encoded by the exons ATGGTGAAACCGGCGGCTAGGATAGTGATCAAGTTTCTAGAATTA TTAGGTTGTGTGGCGTGCGTTATTACAAAGATCATCACCGATCATGAGTCACGGCGAGTGTTTGTGCGAAATCAGAAGCTATCGCG CGAATGGAGCCTGATACACAACATAACCTGGAGCAGCGGGGGAAATGCATTTACGAACATCGTCTACGGTGGCTACACGATAGTCATCGCACTGATGTTAATTACAAG ATGCGTCGACGCAAAGACACGTCCGAATCTGTTCGAGAAGATCGTACTATCGCTGGGGACACTATTGTTTTTTGCTGCAG GTGGGTTGGTGTTCGCCTCGATAGATCAGGTCCATCCAGATCTGCACGATAACGCCATCATACTCGGTTGCCTCTCGTTTCTGGTGGCAATACTGTTCGTTATCGATCTGGCCGATCCGCTGGCACGCATGACGGCTCACATGACGCAGACGGATACGTCGAGCCTCACCCGGGGCACCGATgtgaccgatcgaccgacgatCAAGAAGGACGTCGCGACCGACACCGAGCAGGCACCGATTTTCGTCGTCTCTAAGGCGGACACTAGCAATCAGCGAACGCCGCCTCCACAGGCGAACCATCATCCGGCGCATCACGCACCGCACGGTCGACCATCGGTAGTCGAGGAGTATCGGGATGAGCGGGCGCGGGATCTTAACCGTAGTGCCGAATCCATCGTCGAACGGAAGGTTTATCCCTCGGCTCAGGTACCGGTGTTTGCGCATGTCCGGGCACCGGAGGAAAGTCGTCGGATAGCGGGTAAGGAGATCCAGTATCTCCCGCGGACCACGGACTATCGGGATCGGCGAGCCTATCGTGATGCTGGACCAGGGCACACGATCTCCTCCAATCGCCGTTCTacggcacatcatcatcagcatcagccagccagccaggcggGGCCAGGGTATCACGATAATGATTCCTTCGTCGAGGATATACTCCCTTCACGGCGCAGTACCTACGTACCGGCGGATAAGTACGATCAGGAggcgatgcaaatgagtgcgGCCACCGGGCATCCGGGCATGCGatcccggccaccaccacccaccaaacCGATGAGCATCATTCGGACGAACCTTAGCCGATCGAATCAGAATTCCCCGACGGATTCGAACTGTAGTGCGGGGTGTCGCTGTTCGCAGCGTAGCACCAGCACGCGAAGGAACGAGGACGGACCGGGCGACGAGTTCGACAGTCCGATACGGCCCGGGTTTGTGGCGAACGCCGCCAAAAAGTGGGACGATCGGGCACGGAGTAAAAGCCAACCCATTATCGGACTTAACACGATGGTGTAG